The window TGCTCCTAACGGGGCTTGCCATAGACATTATTTGCATAATGTCCAAGTGAGCTCTTACCTCGCTATTTCACCCTTACCTCTTTACCGTTACGGTAATTAAGAGGCGGTATATTTTCTGTTGCGCTTTCCTTAAAGTTGCCTTCACCGGTTTAAAACGGCGTTATGCTCTTTGGAGCCCGGACTTTCCTCAAAAAACAAAAAGTTTTTTGCGACCGACCGCTTTTGCTTACGACCGACAAATCATTTTAACAGCTTGATGTTTGTTCGTCAATATCTAACTTTTCTACATTATAATCTATAGCCGAATTTGCTAACTTATCGGCTTTAAAATTAAGCGTTCTCAGGATATGTTTAAATGAGTAAACGGCGTTTAAATTTGCAATTATTTTTTTTGCTTTATTGTAAAGAGGTAAGATATTTGGACTTTTTACCGAATAAACCCCGTTTATCTGATTTACTAAAAGCTGCGAATCGGATAAAAAATTAATATTAAATCTTTCATTCGTATTTGTAAGTTCGACAAGGTATTCCAAGGCTATAATAAGCGCTTTATACTCTGCTTCGTTATTCGTTAAAATACCGAGATACTGTTTAAGAGAAATAGTTTTTTTATTATCTTCGTCTATAATGAAAATTCCAGCCCCTGATTTTCCGGGGTTTCCTCGTGACGCTCCGTCGGTGTAAACCGTTAAATTCATACTCTTGTTTTGCCGGTTTTTTTAGATGTTTTTTGAGAAGGCAAAGATGCTTCCGCAACAGTTTCCTGCGGAACGCTTTCAATGTAAAGAATTCTTGAACAGATTGGACACTGCATAAAAACATTTTCCGATATAAGCTCGTTAAACTGCTGAGGGGGCAGCATTCTGTAGCATCCGGTACAGGCTCCGGACTGCAGTACCGGAGCAATAGCCGGAAATCCTTTTCTTATTTTTATAGTTTCATATATGTCTAAGTAGCTTTTTTTGATTTTGCTCTTTGCGACATCTCTTCTGTTTAAAAAATCCTCTTTTGATAACTCAAATTCTTTCTCTATATTTTTTAATTCGGCATCTTTTGAAGATAAACTAACCTGCAGGTCTTCTGCCTCTTTTTTTATTAAATTCATTTTATCGTTCAAAGCCGTTTGATTTTCCGCCAACATAATTAATTCCCCTTCGGCTTTCTTTTTTAAAGCTTCGGTATCTTTTATGGATTTTTGAAGCGCGTTATATTCTTTATTAGTTTTTATAAGTTTTTGCGTATCTTTCATTTTATTAAGCTTGTCGTCGAAAGTTTGAATTTCTACCTCGGTTCCTGATATTTTTTTATTTAACTCCGTTAAATCTTCATTTAATTTTTCATGCTCCGATTTTTTTAAATTAATTCCGTTCTGCAACTCTTCAATTTCATTATTAATTTTCTTAAGCGATTCCTCAAACTTTAAAAGTTCCAAATCAATATTCTGAATATCCAATATAAAAGAAATTTGTTCGTTCAAAGTTTATCCTCCTTATGTTTATATATTATTTAAATTTATTAAAAGGGCTGTTTTCGTCGTTATTCTCAAAAACCGGAATATTAGAATTAAACTCTTTTTCTATTATATCTTTCGTTATTTCGGTAAAATATTTTTCGGTATCGAAATGGGACATTTCAATCAAGGATATTCCGCTCAAATTTGCCCTGATTGCCGTACTATGTTTTAATTCTGAAGATATCAGAAGATCGCAGCCCGCTTTTATAGCATTGTCTATAAAAGAAAATCCGCTTCCGGATACTACGGCTATTTTTTTTATTTTTTTATTTAATTTACCGCAATAATTTATAAAAACGGGCGAAAAAATGCTATGAATATTTTCCAAAATTTTACCCAGCGTCGCCGCGTTTTTTAAATTACCGACTGCACCCATTCCCGT of the Candidatus Acidulodesulfobacterium acidiphilum genome contains:
- a CDS encoding ribonuclease HI family protein yields the protein MNLTVYTDGASRGNPGKSGAGIFIIDEDNKKTISLKQYLGILTNNEAEYKALIIALEYLVELTNTNERFNINFLSDSQLLVNQINGVYSVKSPNILPLYNKAKKIIANLNAVYSFKHILRTLNFKADKLANSAIDYNVEKLDIDEQTSSC